In Aedes albopictus strain Foshan chromosome 3, AalbF5, whole genome shotgun sequence, the following are encoded in one genomic region:
- the LOC109622056 gene encoding ATPase family AAA domain-containing protein 3A homolog, which produces MSWLFGYKSQVPQGPPPPGGAEGGAPQDPSSAGQAAGDANLTKAERKAMEAYRFDSSALERAAEAARTLERSKHAREALELSKLQEGTRQQEYVAKVKEYEAHIEASKVEQKRVDHEERRKTLAEETKHQQQRAQYQDQLARKRYEEQLAQQQRVQEENLRKQEESVAKQEAMRRQTIEHEMELREKNKMKLLEAELRAKAKVDRENRDLTLEQIRLKAEENRITVMESIKTAGSVLGQGATALLTDWNKVATTVGGLSLLALGVYSAKGATGVTARFIEARIGKPSLVNETSRFSLLEAVRHPIQTFNRFKAKPADALQGVVLQPKLEERLRDIAIATKNTKHNNGLFRNILFHGPPGTGKTMFAKKLANHSGMDYAIMTGGDVGPMGRDAVTAIHKVFDWANTSRRGLLLFIDEADAFLRKRSSEHISEELRSALNAFLYRTGEQNPRFMLVLASNTPEQFDYAINDRLDEMVEFVLPGIEERERLIRLYFDKFVLQPASEGKKRFKVEQWDYSVVCSRMAEMCEGMSGREISKLGVSWQAACYASEQGVLTEKMVLDRCEAAVRQHRQKMAWLSEQEKLDHKSITGGKGFIM; this is translated from the exons ATGTCGTGGTTATTCGGGTACAAAAGCCAGGTACCGCAGGGGCCTCCACCTCCGGGTGGTGCCGAAGGCGGTGCCCCGCAGGATCCCAGCTCGGCTGGTCAAGCGGCCGGCGATGCCAATCTTACCAAGGCCGAACGCAAAGCGATGGAAGCGTATCGGTTCGATTCGTCGGCACTGGAGCGTGCCGCGGAAGCTGCCCGAACGCTGGAAAGATCAA AGCATGCTCGAGAAGCGCTTGAACTGTCGAAGTTGCAGGAGGGAACTAGACAGCAGGAATACGTTGCCAAGGTCAAGGAATACGAGGCACACATTGAAGCGTCCAAGGTGGAACAGAAACGCGTAGACCATGAAGAGCGCCGTAAAACATTGGCTGAGGAGACCAAGCATCAGCAACAGAGGGCACAGTATCAGGATCAGCTGGCCAGGAAGCGGTATGAGGAGCAACTTGCCCAGCAGCAACGAGTGCAGGAAGAGAATCTTCGAAAGCAGGAAGAGAGTGTAGCCAAGCAAGAAGCGATGCGAAGGCAAACAATTGAGCACGAAATGGAGTTGAGGGAAAAGAACAAGATGAAACTGCTGGAAGCGGAACTGAGGGCAAAGGCTAAGGTTGACCGGGAGAATCGTGATTTGACTTTGGAACAGATTCGATTGAAGGCCGAGGAGAACCGCATCACTGTCATGGAAAGTATTAAGACTGCAGGATCAGTTTTGGGGCAAGGTGCCACAGCGTTGCTCACGGATTGGAATAAGGTGGCCACAACGGTCGGAGGTTTGTCCCTCTTGGCCCTGGGTGTGTATTCTGCCAAAGGTGCCACCGGTGTCACGGCCCGTTTCATCGAAGCCAGAATTGGAAAGCCTTCGTTAGTGAACGAAACATCTAGATTCTCCCTTCTGGAAGCGGTCCGTCATCCAATCCAAACCTTCAATCGCTTTAAGGCCAAGCCTGCAGATGCTCTCCAAGGTGTTGTCCTCCAACCGAAGCTGGAAGAACGCCTCAGAGATATCGCAATCGCAACCAAGAACACCAAGCACAACAACGGACTGTTCCGGAACATTCTCTTCCACGGTCCTCCCGGAACGGGTAAGACCATGTTCGCCAAGAAGCTGGCCAACCACTCGGGAATGGACTACGCTATAATGACTGGAGGCGATGTGGGCCCGATGGGCCGGGATGCCGTCACTGCAATCCACAAGGTGTTCGATTGGGCCAACACCAGTCGGCGCGGTTTGCTGCTGTTCATCGACGAGGCGGATGCTTTCCTGCGGAAACGATCGTCGGAGCACATTTCCGAGGAGTTGCGTTCGGCGCTGAACGCTTTCCTCTACAGGACCGGCGAGCAGAATCCACGATTCATGTTGGTTCTGGCGTCGAATACCCCGGAACAGTTTGACTACGCCATCAACGATCGGCTGGACGAGATGGTCGAGTTCGTTCTGCCCGGCATTGAGGAGCGCGAACGGTTGATCCGGTTGTACTTTGACAAATTTGTGCTGCAGCCGGCCTCCGAAGGAAAGAA GCGCTTCAAGGTAGAACAGTGGGATTACAGCGTCGTGTGCAGTAGGATGGCCGAAATGTGCGAAGGCATGTCCGGTCGTGAGATTTCCAAGCTGGGCGTTTCCTGGCAAGCGGCTTGCTACGCCTCCGAGCAGGGAGTGCTGACCGAAAAGATGGTCCTGGATCGATGCGAAGCTGCCGTGCGACAACACCGACAGAAG ATGGCTTGGTTATCGGAGCAAGAGAAACTAGATCACAAATCAATCACGGGCGGAAAAGGATTCATTATGTAA